The Algoriphagus sp. TR-M9 genome has a window encoding:
- the accD gene encoding acetyl-CoA carboxylase, carboxyltransferase subunit beta, with the protein MAWFKRTDKGIKTSTAEKKDAPDGLWFKTPNGNIIHTRELKNNSFVCPDDDFHVKIGSKEYFEILFDNNKFKELDANMTSGDPLKFTDTKPYVARIEATIKKTDLNDAVRSAVGKMNGLDIVVACMDFNFIGGSMGSVVGEKIARAIDHSLKNKIPFLMISKSGGARMMEAGFSLMQMAKTSAKLAMLDQARIPYISMLTDPTTGGVTASYAMLGDFNIAEPEALIGFAGPRVIRETIGKDLPKGFQSSEFVLEHGFLDFIIDRRQLKNRLTTLLNLLNN; encoded by the coding sequence ATGGCTTGGTTTAAAAGAACTGACAAAGGCATTAAAACCTCCACAGCGGAGAAAAAGGATGCTCCTGATGGCCTTTGGTTTAAAACTCCAAATGGAAATATCATCCATACCAGAGAGCTCAAAAACAATTCATTTGTATGCCCTGATGATGATTTTCATGTGAAAATCGGTTCGAAAGAATACTTCGAGATTCTTTTTGACAATAATAAATTCAAAGAGCTGGATGCCAATATGACCTCTGGTGATCCTTTGAAATTTACCGACACCAAACCCTATGTGGCCCGCATAGAGGCGACCATCAAGAAGACCGATCTCAATGATGCAGTGCGCTCAGCCGTGGGTAAAATGAACGGACTGGATATCGTAGTTGCTTGTATGGACTTCAATTTCATCGGTGGATCCATGGGTTCGGTAGTGGGCGAAAAAATCGCCAGAGCAATAGATCACTCTCTGAAAAACAAAATCCCGTTTCTGATGATTTCAAAGTCTGGCGGGGCGAGAATGATGGAAGCTGGGTTTTCACTAATGCAAATGGCGAAAACATCTGCCAAGCTTGCGATGTTAGATCAAGCACGGATACCATACATCTCCATGCTTACTGATCCTACTACCGGGGGAGTGACGGCTTCCTATGCAATGCTGGGTGACTTCAATATCGCAGAGCCGGAAGCCTTGATAGGGTTTGCAGGACCACGTGTGATCCGTGAGACCATTGGTAAAGATCTGCCAAAGGGATTTCAAAGTTCTGAATTTGTATTGGAGCATGGATTCTTGGATTTTATTATTGACAGACGTCAATTGAAAAACCGATTGACCACTTTGCTAAACCTTTTAAACAATTAA
- the nqrF gene encoding NADH:ubiquinone reductase (Na(+)-transporting) subunit F has product MGSVIITSIVAFTVIILLLVFILLFAQSKLVASGPVNIVINGDDSSPIVTSAGTTLLSTLGNQKIFLPSACGGGGTCAMCKCVVEEGGGEVLPTEVGHLSRAEQQENVRLACQVKVKNDMKIRVPEEIFGIKKWDCEVISNYNVSTFIKEFKVKLPEGETLEFEAGGYIQIDVPVVTVNFKDMDITPHPELGHPEDVYQSDWDKFGLWDLVMKNDEELFRAYSMANHPAEGNIVMLTIRIATPPWDRANNKWMDVNPGVCSSYVFSRKPGDKVTISGPYGEFHINPTQREMVYIGGGAGMAPLRAQIFHLFHTEKTSRKVSYWYGGRSKKELFYVPHFREIEENFPNFQFNIGLSEPLPEDNWKIKKSLDDKEGDGYVGFIHQVLYDNYLKDHPEPDEVEYYLCGPPLMNSAVLKLLDDLGIPQENIRFDDFGG; this is encoded by the coding sequence ATGGGTTCAGTAATTATCACATCCATTGTAGCATTTACGGTAATCATTTTGCTACTGGTTTTTATCCTCCTTTTTGCCCAGTCTAAGCTGGTAGCATCAGGACCTGTCAACATTGTGATCAATGGAGACGACAGTTCACCTATCGTGACCTCTGCTGGTACTACCCTGCTTTCTACGCTTGGTAATCAGAAAATCTTCTTGCCATCAGCATGTGGTGGCGGTGGAACCTGTGCCATGTGTAAGTGCGTAGTCGAAGAAGGTGGTGGAGAAGTTCTACCTACTGAAGTAGGGCATCTTAGCAGAGCTGAGCAGCAGGAGAATGTCCGACTAGCATGTCAGGTGAAAGTAAAGAATGATATGAAGATCCGGGTTCCGGAAGAAATCTTCGGTATCAAAAAGTGGGATTGCGAAGTTATTTCCAACTATAACGTTTCTACTTTCATTAAGGAGTTCAAAGTAAAACTGCCTGAAGGCGAGACTTTGGAATTCGAAGCAGGGGGATATATTCAGATTGACGTTCCTGTGGTTACAGTGAACTTCAAGGATATGGATATCACTCCGCACCCAGAGCTTGGTCACCCAGAGGATGTCTATCAGAGCGATTGGGATAAGTTTGGTCTTTGGGACCTGGTGATGAAAAATGACGAGGAGTTGTTCCGTGCATACTCCATGGCCAATCACCCGGCTGAAGGTAATATCGTGATGCTTACCATCCGTATCGCTACTCCTCCATGGGACAGAGCTAATAACAAATGGATGGATGTGAATCCTGGTGTTTGTTCTTCTTATGTATTCTCCCGTAAGCCAGGTGACAAAGTGACCATTTCAGGTCCTTATGGCGAGTTCCATATCAACCCTACCCAGCGTGAGATGGTCTATATCGGCGGTGGTGCAGGTATGGCTCCATTGAGAGCACAGATTTTCCACCTTTTCCATACGGAGAAAACGAGCAGAAAAGTTTCTTATTGGTACGGTGGTAGATCAAAGAAGGAATTGTTCTACGTACCTCACTTCAGAGAAATTGAAGAGAATTTCCCGAACTTCCAGTTTAACATCGGACTTTCAGAACCACTTCCAGAGGATAATTGGAAAATCAAAAAATCACTGGATGATAAAGAAGGTGATGGCTATGTAGGCTTTATCCACCAGGTTCTTTATGATAATTATCTCAAGGATCACCCTGAGCCAGATGAAGTAGAATACTACCTTTGTGGACCTCCATTGATGAACTCAGCAGTATTGAAATTGCTGGATGATCTAGGAATTCCACAGGAAAATATCCGATTCGATGATTTCGGAGGTTAA